In Paludisphaera rhizosphaerae, one DNA window encodes the following:
- the prfB gene encoding peptide chain release factor 2 (programmed frameshift) gives MDAELKRSAKNVIDRILHLRDSLDLGEKQSRRDALQNEMEGASFWNDQDKAKATIAELKTLNGVLKPFEELIKQADDLTASLELADELETDEFDVDVQAAAEKADKDFAAFELQSMLSGPNDHCNAFVTIHAGAGGTEACDWAEMLMRMYLMWAEGRGFKAAVTAREEGGAAGIAEATLHITGPYAYGNLRGETGVHRLVRISPYDAAARRQTSFASVDVIPEVDETIDIVLKDDELKRDVFRAGGPGGQHQNKTESAVRYTHLPTGVAAESRSERSQHKNDALALASLKAKLIRMEEEKREAEYAKKYDEKGDVSFGNQIRSYVLQPYQLVKDARTSYEVGNPRAVLDGGLDGFIESYLRMKLAKGADSAK, from the exons GTGGACGCCGAGTTGAAGCGATCGGCCAAGAATGTGATCGACCGCATCCTCCATCTCCGAGACTCTCTT GACTTGGGCGAAAAGCAATCCCGCCGCGACGCCCTCCAGAATGAGATGGAAGGGGCGTCCTTCTGGAACGACCAGGACAAGGCCAAGGCGACCATCGCCGAGTTGAAGACGCTCAACGGCGTTCTCAAGCCGTTCGAGGAACTCATCAAGCAGGCCGACGACCTGACGGCCTCGCTTGAACTGGCCGACGAACTGGAGACGGACGAGTTCGACGTCGACGTCCAGGCCGCCGCCGAGAAGGCCGACAAGGACTTCGCGGCGTTCGAGCTGCAGTCGATGCTGAGCGGTCCCAACGACCATTGCAACGCCTTCGTCACGATCCACGCCGGAGCCGGCGGCACCGAGGCCTGCGACTGGGCTGAGATGCTCATGCGCATGTACCTGATGTGGGCCGAAGGCCGCGGTTTCAAGGCCGCCGTCACCGCTCGCGAAGAAGGCGGCGCGGCGGGCATCGCCGAGGCCACCCTGCATATCACGGGGCCGTACGCCTACGGAAACCTGCGCGGCGAGACCGGCGTGCATCGGCTCGTGCGCATCAGCCCGTACGACGCCGCGGCCCGGCGTCAGACCTCGTTCGCCTCCGTCGACGTGATCCCCGAGGTCGACGAGACGATTGACATCGTCCTCAAGGACGACGAGCTGAAGCGTGACGTGTTCCGCGCCGGCGGGCCTGGCGGCCAGCACCAGAACAAGACCGAGTCGGCCGTGCGCTACACGCACCTCCCGACGGGCGTCGCCGCCGAGTCCCGCAGCGAACGCTCGCAGCACAAGAACGACGCCCTCGCCCTGGCTTCTCTGAAAGCCAAGCTCATCCGCATGGAAGAAGAGAAGCGCGAGGCCGAGTACGCCAAGAAGTACGACGAGAAGGGCGACGTCAGCTTCGGCAACCAGATTCGGTCCTACGTCCTCCAGCCCTACCAGCTGGTCAAAGATGCCAGGACCAGCTACG
- a CDS encoding heparinase II/III domain-containing protein, protein MRMLQPSMEFLTRLSRRWVPACLVAVAFVGTSHAEDVLKTLRPGHPRLILLDADVAKLRESVEKEPVTRELHKELKKQADKMLGEPPAVHRLIGPRLLDQSRLVLRRVTVLAALHRIDGDRKYADRAILEMKTAAGFPDWNPSHFLDTAEMSNALGLGYDWLYSVMTPDDRRVVREAIVEKGLKPGLKIYESKGWWSKSPNNWNQVCNGGLTVGALAIADEVPEAARQVVDAARKSIPIAMKSYAPDGGWEEGPGYWSYATAYNTYYLDALQTALGTDFGLGDSPGFAEAGEFRMHTIGPIGRTFNFADAGDRSGPAAEMLWLSGRFNRPSYAAHELALTAPARRGVFHLIWGLRASPGSTFSGEALDAAFRRINVACFRSAWGDPNALYVGFKGGDNKAGHSHLDLGSFVLDAQGERWAVDLGSDDYNLPGYFGKNRWDYYRLRTESHNTLLIDDANQDPKAEAPLVRFLSTPERGHAVADLTAAYAPTVSKAWRGVARLGSEGVLIQDEIEAARPVKLKWNFHTDASKIQTEGGQATLSKGDRKLTLRVVEPAGATFAVEPCDPPKPQKQQPNVHNVCLTFKDVTKTRIVVVAELPHNGVGQPSVEPLKSWADASRK, encoded by the coding sequence ATGAGAATGCTTCAACCGTCGATGGAGTTCTTGACGCGACTGAGCCGGCGTTGGGTTCCAGCCTGCCTCGTCGCGGTCGCCTTCGTCGGAACATCGCATGCGGAAGATGTTCTGAAGACTCTTCGCCCGGGACACCCCCGATTGATCTTGCTCGACGCCGACGTCGCCAAGCTCCGCGAGTCCGTCGAAAAGGAGCCTGTCACGCGCGAGCTGCACAAGGAGCTCAAGAAACAGGCCGACAAGATGCTGGGTGAGCCTCCGGCGGTCCACCGACTGATCGGTCCTCGACTGCTGGACCAGAGTCGGCTGGTGCTGCGTCGGGTGACGGTGCTCGCGGCTCTTCACCGGATCGACGGCGATCGCAAGTACGCCGATCGGGCGATCCTGGAGATGAAAACGGCGGCTGGATTCCCCGACTGGAATCCCTCGCACTTCCTCGATACGGCCGAGATGAGCAACGCCCTCGGCCTGGGCTACGACTGGCTCTACTCGGTGATGACGCCCGACGATCGCCGAGTGGTGCGCGAGGCGATCGTCGAGAAGGGGCTGAAGCCCGGGCTCAAGATCTACGAATCGAAGGGTTGGTGGTCCAAGTCGCCGAACAACTGGAACCAGGTCTGCAACGGCGGGCTGACCGTTGGGGCGCTCGCGATCGCCGACGAAGTCCCGGAAGCGGCCCGCCAGGTGGTGGACGCCGCCCGCAAGTCGATCCCGATCGCGATGAAGTCTTACGCCCCTGACGGCGGCTGGGAGGAAGGGCCGGGATACTGGAGCTACGCGACGGCTTACAACACCTACTACCTCGACGCGCTCCAGACGGCGCTCGGGACGGACTTCGGCCTGGGAGATTCGCCGGGGTTCGCGGAAGCGGGTGAGTTTCGGATGCACACGATTGGACCGATCGGCCGGACGTTCAACTTCGCCGACGCCGGGGATCGATCAGGGCCGGCCGCCGAGATGCTGTGGCTCTCGGGCCGATTCAACCGCCCGTCCTACGCCGCCCACGAACTCGCGCTGACGGCTCCCGCTCGACGCGGCGTCTTCCACCTGATCTGGGGTTTGAGAGCGTCCCCCGGTTCGACCTTCAGCGGAGAGGCGCTGGACGCCGCCTTCCGACGGATCAACGTCGCCTGTTTCCGAAGCGCCTGGGGAGATCCGAACGCTCTCTACGTGGGGTTCAAAGGAGGCGACAACAAGGCGGGCCACAGCCATCTGGACCTGGGGAGCTTCGTCCTCGACGCTCAGGGCGAGCGCTGGGCCGTCGACCTTGGCTCGGACGATTACAACCTTCCGGGCTACTTCGGCAAAAACCGCTGGGACTACTACCGGCTGCGCACTGAGTCGCACAACACGTTGTTGATCGACGACGCGAACCAGGACCCCAAAGCGGAGGCGCCTCTGGTTAGGTTCCTCTCCACGCCTGAACGTGGCCACGCCGTGGCCGATCTCACAGCCGCATACGCGCCGACCGTATCGAAAGCCTGGCGCGGCGTTGCAAGGCTGGGGTCGGAAGGCGTGCTGATCCAGGACGAGATCGAGGCCGCCCGCCCCGTCAAACTCAAGTGGAACTTCCACACGGACGCGTCGAAGATCCAGACCGAGGGGGGCCAGGCAACCCTCTCGAAGGGGGATCGCAAACTGACTCTTCGGGTCGTCGAACCCGCCGGCGCGACGTTCGCCGTCGAGCCCTGCGATCCGCCGAAGCCTCAGAAACAACAGCCCAACGTCCATAACGTCTGCCTCACGTTCAAGGACGTGACGAAGACGCGGATCGTCGTCGTCGCTGAACTCCCCCACAACGGCGTGGGCCAGCCTAGCGTGGAGCCGTTGAAGTCGTGGGCGGATGCGTCCCGCAAGTAA
- the gluQRS gene encoding tRNA glutamyl-Q(34) synthetase GluQRS, whose translation MTLRQERRPGAGRLAPSPTGGLHVGHARSFLIAWLASRQAGGPVVLRIEDLDASRARPEAADSVLVDLRWLGLDWDEGPDVDGPFGPYIQSQRRTIYEESLNQLKAAELVYPCTCTRADIERAASAPHAEDEGPTYPGTCANRSAADAAGLGDRPFAWRFRVPAGPVAWDDLFLGTREIDPARIGGDFIVGRNGQGPAYQLAVVVDDAFMGIDQVIRGDDLVPSTPRQLLLYRAFGWTPPRFGHVPLVVGPDGRRLAKRDGSIKLSALRDAGVDPRRLVGSLAASLGAPSSTRSSPGDLISEFDLAEIPTSAWVASPAAWSDGL comes from the coding sequence ATGACGCTGCGACAAGAGCGACGCCCCGGAGCGGGCCGGCTGGCGCCGTCGCCGACCGGAGGGTTGCACGTCGGCCACGCCCGGTCGTTCCTCATCGCCTGGCTGGCTTCCCGCCAGGCCGGCGGTCCGGTCGTCCTGCGAATCGAGGACCTCGACGCCTCCCGCGCCCGCCCCGAGGCCGCCGATTCGGTCCTCGTCGATCTCCGCTGGCTGGGGCTCGACTGGGACGAAGGCCCGGACGTCGACGGCCCTTTCGGACCGTACATCCAGTCCCAGCGTCGTACGATTTACGAAGAGAGCCTGAACCAACTCAAGGCGGCGGAGTTGGTCTATCCCTGCACCTGCACTCGGGCCGATATCGAACGCGCGGCGTCCGCTCCCCACGCCGAGGACGAGGGCCCGACCTATCCGGGCACCTGCGCGAACCGTTCCGCGGCCGACGCGGCTGGACTCGGCGATCGCCCCTTCGCCTGGCGGTTCCGCGTCCCCGCCGGGCCGGTAGCCTGGGACGACCTCTTTCTGGGGACACGCGAAATCGACCCGGCGCGCATCGGCGGCGACTTCATCGTGGGCCGCAACGGACAGGGCCCCGCCTATCAGTTAGCGGTCGTGGTCGACGACGCCTTCATGGGGATCGACCAGGTGATCCGCGGCGACGATCTCGTGCCAAGCACCCCTCGGCAACTTCTCCTGTATCGAGCGTTTGGCTGGACGCCTCCGAGATTCGGGCATGTTCCGCTGGTTGTCGGCCCCGACGGCCGTCGGCTGGCCAAGCGCGACGGCTCGATCAAGCTTTCCGCACTTCGCGATGCCGGCGTCGACCCTCGCCGGCTCGTCGGTTCCCTGGCAGCCTCGCTGGGAGCGCCCTCATCGACCCGCTCCTCCCCTGGTGATCTCATCTCCGAGTTCGACCTGGCCGAGATCCCGACGTCCGCGTGGGTCGCCTCACCTGCCGCGTGGAGCGATGGGTTGTAG
- a CDS encoding beta-galactosidase trimerization domain-containing protein produces MTSLLPAVALLVTLALQPPPEARDSYESYIRSAPEFRPVRQDQELSLGRWNSWVYMPWRYRWSIGTGDEGGRFCRDFGIRGGFTDHGDGPLDWLERWGLRFYNDHTAGKGDLYLNPPSRNVLQSIQRDGRAVRQGADGPRPIDDALRARLRERIRESVARVGKSPMRLAYALDDEISWGTFIVPLPWRLNEDDADYQQWLDAYYEVEAPRAAFVTPDDTRKQLDRPLGRMDFSPLLDRLSYNDSVWANLIGEMVEFSNSLDPTTPCGFVGGQAPNAWGGYDYAKLARKVQFIEAYDIGSAFEVVRSLSPSKSLPMVTTHFHDDKRGVANDVWQAWYYFAHGSRGMIGWVDGWFDGVTPRPWLDGFRATLKEISDVQGPKLAGAKRLHDGVAIYYSHPSIQVSWCLDAEPHGATWVNRNNDHRLGTSHNVRKAWEYLLADSGLQYDFLAYDRVIREGVPDEYRTLILPACYALSDAEARRIAEFCERGGLVVADFACGLFDQHGKGRTRGALDDLFGVRHDGDLSKADFFSGKLWVETDQDAGFSYDRYSKLFATNSCRLEDGFAVAETRLGETHHVRKVGRGAAVYLNLSPQRYLQYRQEGTATDAHRRKFVSEILPEGGPPRVVVTSQGKRPRDCETVVWSKEGRTFVFILQNAPVTSTSQGGGGVDGLRLEPIDVQVDLRAPARDVIDERSGARLGDVSSFRLKFPGVEPALISFVPVEASSPKQK; encoded by the coding sequence TTGGGTCTACATGCCCTGGAGGTATCGCTGGAGCATCGGGACGGGTGACGAGGGAGGACGCTTCTGCCGCGACTTCGGCATTCGCGGCGGGTTCACCGATCACGGCGACGGCCCCCTCGACTGGCTGGAGCGTTGGGGGCTTCGGTTCTACAACGACCACACTGCGGGGAAGGGGGATCTCTACCTCAACCCGCCCTCTCGGAACGTACTCCAATCGATCCAGCGCGACGGCCGCGCCGTGCGTCAAGGCGCGGACGGTCCCCGCCCGATCGACGACGCTCTCCGAGCCAGGCTCCGCGAACGCATCCGCGAGAGCGTCGCCCGGGTCGGCAAGAGCCCGATGCGGCTTGCTTACGCTCTCGACGACGAGATCTCCTGGGGGACGTTCATCGTCCCACTCCCATGGCGATTGAACGAGGACGACGCCGATTACCAGCAATGGTTGGACGCCTATTACGAGGTTGAGGCACCGCGAGCCGCCTTCGTGACGCCCGACGACACTCGCAAGCAGCTCGACCGTCCCCTTGGCCGGATGGACTTTTCCCCCTTGCTGGACCGCCTTTCGTACAACGACTCGGTCTGGGCGAATCTGATCGGCGAAATGGTGGAGTTTTCGAACAGTCTCGACCCGACGACCCCCTGCGGCTTCGTCGGCGGCCAGGCCCCGAACGCCTGGGGCGGGTACGACTATGCGAAGTTAGCCAGAAAGGTGCAGTTCATCGAGGCCTACGACATCGGCTCGGCCTTCGAGGTCGTTCGCTCACTAAGCCCGTCGAAGTCGCTGCCGATGGTGACGACGCACTTCCACGACGACAAACGAGGCGTCGCCAACGACGTCTGGCAGGCCTGGTACTACTTCGCGCACGGGTCCCGGGGGATGATCGGCTGGGTAGACGGCTGGTTCGACGGCGTCACGCCTCGCCCCTGGCTCGACGGCTTCCGCGCGACCTTGAAGGAGATCTCCGACGTCCAGGGGCCGAAGCTCGCTGGCGCGAAACGCTTGCACGACGGGGTCGCGATCTACTACTCGCATCCCTCGATCCAGGTCTCCTGGTGCCTCGACGCCGAACCTCACGGCGCCACCTGGGTGAACCGCAACAACGATCACCGGCTGGGAACCTCCCACAACGTCCGCAAGGCGTGGGAGTATCTGCTGGCCGACTCCGGCCTGCAGTACGACTTCCTGGCCTACGACCGCGTCATCCGCGAAGGCGTTCCCGACGAGTATCGGACGTTGATCCTGCCGGCCTGCTACGCCCTCTCCGACGCCGAGGCGCGTCGGATCGCCGAATTCTGCGAACGCGGCGGCCTCGTCGTGGCCGATTTCGCCTGCGGGCTCTTCGACCAGCACGGCAAGGGGAGAACTCGGGGAGCGCTTGACGACCTCTTCGGCGTTCGACATGACGGCGATTTGTCGAAGGCCGATTTCTTCAGCGGCAAGCTCTGGGTTGAGACCGACCAGGACGCCGGCTTCAGCTACGACCGCTACAGCAAGCTCTTCGCCACGAACTCCTGCCGGCTCGAAGACGGATTCGCCGTGGCGGAGACGCGACTCGGTGAAACGCACCACGTTCGCAAGGTCGGCCGCGGCGCAGCGGTGTATCTGAATCTGTCCCCGCAGCGATACCTCCAGTATCGCCAGGAGGGGACCGCGACCGACGCCCACCGGCGGAAGTTCGTCTCGGAGATTCTCCCCGAAGGCGGACCGCCGCGCGTGGTGGTCACCTCTCAGGGCAAACGCCCCCGGGACTGCGAGACCGTGGTCTGGTCGAAGGAGGGCCGCACTTTCGTCTTCATTCTGCAAAACGCCCCCGTCACATCGACTTCCCAGGGAGGTGGAGGAGTCGACGGTCTGCGGCTTGAGCCAATCGACGTGCAGGTCGACCTCCGCGCTCCCGCGCGCGACGTGATCGACGAACGATCCGGGGCTCGTCTCGGAGACGTCTCCAGCTTTCGTCTGAAATTCCCCGGCGTCGAGCCGGCCCTCATCAGCTTCGTTCCTGTCGAGGCGTCCTCCCCAAAGCAGAAGTGA